A segment of the Synechococcus sp. MEDNS5 genome:
CGAAGTTGCTGGAAGACCTGGCCGCACATCGGCTGCAGGCTCTCAACACCAGGCTGGCCAGCGATGAGCAAGAAAGCGGTGGCTTAACCACGGAGGCCACAACCCCAACGGACGACACACCGCCGCCTCCCCATCCCGCCGTGCTCGATCCCACGCTCTGGTGGCGTTACGACGCCGCCTTGGACGGCGATCTGGTGGTGATCACACCGGCCATGGAGGGCGACACCGGCCTTGATGCAGCTGGAGATCTGCCCCTCGCTGAAGAGCCGCGCTTTCCAGAGGCGCGGCCTCGCTTCCTCTCGCATCTACGGGAGCAAGGACAAGCGCTTGCGCAACGGGCCATGGTGGAAGCAATGACAGCAGGTGACTGAATCCGCCCCCTGGCAGACCTTGGAGATCCAGGGCCTTGTGACGATTCTTCTGCTCTCCCATCGGCGTGCCTTCGACAGCCCCCTGCTGGCCAGCGACCGACCGGGAACATCGCGGCGCCTGAACGCACAGGAGCTCTTCAACAGCAGCATGGCCGTGCTGGCTCACGACAACACGGGCGACCCAGCCCTGACCTACGCCAATTCCACCGCCCTGAAACTCTGGCAACGCACCTGGACGCAGATGATCGGCATGCCCTCGCGCCTGACCGCAGCGCAGTCGGAGAGGCGGGAACGGGCGGCCTCTCTCAAGCAGGCCCTCGCGCACGATGCAATCAAAAATTACTCAGGCCTTCGCGTTGATCGCCACGGGCATCCATTCATGATCCGCAACGCCCGGATCTGGACGCTCTGGGATGAGGAAGGACGTCGTTGTGGCCAGGCGGCTGCTTTCTCCAGTTGGTGGTGGCTGTAATCAGCTCATCAACTGTTCGGTTCACACGACATCCCAGTCGTGACAACCGAACTGAGTGGTTGAGACCGTACAAAAAAGGACGGTTCTCATCCTGATCAGATTGATCAACAACACGCAGATTGTCGTTGCGGGTGATGCAAACACCCACCACACACCCTTCCTGAGGAGTCACTCATGATCACCCTTCGTCAATCACCATTTGATCTATTTGAACGGCTGGACCAGCAGCTGTCGCAAGCTGAGCGTGTTCCAGCAGCAGAGATCCACGAGACGGCCGATCACTACACCGTGCGCCTGGAGCTGCCCGGAGTGAGCCGCGAATCGATCGAGGTCAAAGCCACCGATCGCACGCTCAGCGTCAGCGCCGAACGCCGTCATCCCAACAGCAAGAACGCTGCTGAGGAGAAGCCAAGCGAGGACACGGCCCGGCTGAGCGAATTCCGCTACGGCACCTGGAGCCGCAGCTTCCGCTTCGGCCAGGGGTTGAACCGGGATGCCGTTCAGGCCAATTACCGGGATGGCGTGCTGGAGATCACCGCCGCCAAGGCCCAGAGCCACACCAGTGTGACGGTGGCCGTGGACGCTTGAAATGGAAACCTGAGGTGGAGGCCTGAGAACGAGAGATCCAAACCCCCATCGCACGATGGGTTTTTTTTTGGGTCTCAGCGCGTCAGGGACCAAATGAGAAACAGCAAGCTGAAACCGATCAGAAACACCAGACCAAACCAACTGAGACCGCGCATCAATGGCCCATCGCGATGGTCTGGTGCCACGAGCTCAGAGTTCATCGTGTCCATCGCCATCCAGGCGAACACTGGAGCCGCCAGGAAGCTGCCCGTCATCGCCCCGAACACAAAATCCTTCACACCGATGCCACCGCTATAGGCCCAGAGCAGCGCCGCCAGGGCCGCCAGCAGGTGCAGACCAATCCAGAGTCCGAGACGGCGACGCTGGGGCCCTGGAGCGGAATCGCCCCGGTCCACTCCCTGCAAGATCCCCTGAATCGCTGAGATGCTGCGGGGGTAGGCATCCAGGCAGGTCAACGTGGTGCTGAACATGGCGGCGAAGGCAGCTGGAACGATGATCCAGGCCGCCCAGGAACCCATCGCCTCGGTGTAAAGGCGGATGAGATTCTGGGCAAAGGCAACTCCACTGCCCTGGAGCAGGCCGTCGCCACTGCCATACATGGTGTAAGCACCCAGGATCACGAAAAAGACTGCCGTGAGCACCGTGATGCCGTAACCGAGATTGAAATCCGTTTCCGCTTCCTGCAGTGAAGCGGTGTGCTGGCTGTCACGAGCCCTGGAAAACATCCAAAGCGACGGCCATACGCACATTTCCACAGGCCCTGGCATCCAGCCCATCAGGGGAATCAGAAAACCAAGATCAGCCATCTGCCAGGGGGATGGATCGGCCGCCAGCCAACTGGACGCCACATCCCCTGCAGGCCCCCGCACCAGCAGCGACAACGCCGCCACTCCGGTGAGCAGGGTGAGGAGAGCCACCAGCAGCTTCGAGAGCCGATCCAGAACCTTGTAGTGGCCCATGAGCAGGATCAATCCGCAGCCAGCCAGCACGGCAATCGCCAAGGCAAAAGGGTCGAACTGGGCCAGAACCGGCACATTGGTGAGCAACAGGCCGGCCACAAAGCTCACCGCAGCGATCGTGAATGTGCCGGTGAACAGACTCACCAGCAAATACACAGGCAGGTAGGTCCTGTTGCGCTGCTGGAATCCCTCCAGCAGCGAGAGACCTGTCGCGGCAGTGAAACGACTGCCCACCCTGAGAAAGGGGTACTTGATCAGGTTGGTGAGCAGGATCAGGCCCAAGAGTGCGAAGCCGAAACGGGCCCCTGCCGTGGTGGAGGACATCAGGTGGGATCCGCCGATACAGGCCCCCGCAAGCAGGATCCCGGGGCCAATGCTGCGCCGCAATCCCGAGATCGCGGCAGCGGCGCTTGAGGTCATGACAGCAAATCGCACTGCATGCCATCTTCCAACCCGGAGTTCTTACAGTCGAGAACCGTCGAGATTGCTGCCATGGCCGCCTCCACTCAGGCCGTCGCCGGACGTTTGAGCCTTCAGTGCCAGACCATCGCATCCGACAGCACAGCCATCCGTTCCCTTGACTGGGATCGCAGCCGCTTCGACATCGAGTTCGGCCTCCGCAACGGCACCACCTACAACGCCTTTCTGGTGCAGGGCGAGCGCACGGCGCTGATCGACACCAGTCACGCCAAATTCCGGGACACCTGGCTTCCCCTGCTTCAGGAGCAAATCGACCCGCAGGCCATCGACCATCTGATCGTGAGCCATACGGAGCCCGACCACTCGGGTCTGATCGGTGATCTGCTCGATCTGAATCCCGACATCGAAATTGTGGGATCGAAGGTGGCGCTTCAGTTCCTGAAAGATCAGGTGCACCGTCCGTTCCGCTCCCTTGCCGTGAAAAGTGGCGACACCCTGGATCTCGGAACGAATCCAGAGAGCGGGGTGGAGCATCGCTTCGAGTTTCTCAGCGCTCCCAACCTGCATTGGCCCGACACGATCTTTTCCTTTGATCACGGCAGCGGCATCCTCTACACCTGTGACGCCTTCGGCTTGCATTACTGCTCAGAGGATCTGTTCGACAGTGATCCCGGTGCCATCGCACCGGACTTTCGCTTCTACTACGAGTGCCTGATGGGTCCCAACGCCCGCAGCGTGCTGCAAGCCATGAAACGCATGGATTCACTGCCAGCGATCAATACCATCGCTGTAGGCCACGGGCCACTGCTGCGTCAGCATCTCAGTCACTGGCTCAATGACTACCGGGAATGGAGCAGCCAGCGCAGCAAGGGCGACAGTTACGCGGCGGTCTGTTACGTGAGTCAATACGGATTCAGTGATCGCCTCAGTCAGGCGATCGCCCACGGTATCGGCAAGGCCGACGCCCAGGTTCAGCTCGTCGATCTGCGTGCGACCGATGCCCAGGAACTGACGGCCCTGGTGGGAGAAGCCAAAGCGGTGGTCGTTCCCACCTGGCCGGCAGAGCCGGATGCGGAGCTGCAGAGCAGCATTGGCACCCTGCTGGCGGCCCTTCACAGCAAGCAGTTGGTGGGTGTGTATGACGCCTTCGGCGGCAACGACGAGCCGATCGATGCTGTGGCGGATCAGCTGCGGGCCCAGGGCCAGAAAACGGCCTTTGCCCCCCTGCGGATCCGTCAGCTCCCCTCAGGAGGGGATTACCAACGCTGCGAAGAAGCGGGGACCGATCTCGGACAACTGCTCACGCGGGAGAAAACCATCGCGGCCATGAAAAGTCTCGATGGTGACCTGGACAAGGCCCTGGGCCGTCTCAGTGGTGGGCTTTACGTGGTGACCGCCAGTCAGGGGGAAGGTGAAAGCCTGCGGCGCAGCGCCATGGTGGCCAGCTGGGTCAGTCAGGCCAGCTTCTCGCCACCGGGAATCACTGTGGCGGTGGCCAAGGACCGGGCGATCGAAGCGCTCATGCAGGTCGGCGACCGCTTTGTGCTCAACATCCTGCGCGAAGACAACCACCAACAGCTGATGCGGCATTTCCTCAAGCGCTTCCCACCCGGGGCCGATCGGTTTGCAGGGGTGAATCTGCTTGAGCATGAGGCCAAAGGCGGACCGGTGCTGGGTGATGCACTCGCCTTCCTGGGGTGCCGGGTTGAGCAGCGTCTCGAAGGTCCAGATCACTGGATCATCTACGCCGAGGTGGAGCAGGGCAATGTGGCCGATGCCGATGCCACCACAGCGGTGCACCACCGCAAAGTGGGGAATCACTACTGATGGCGACATCCGTGTCTCCCGCAGCGGCCAGCGCGGAGCGGCAGATGATCACACTGCCGATCGCAGAGGGTCTCACCTGCTTTCGCGGCCTGAGCCCCAAGCGGTCGCGGTTTGAACTGGAATACGCGCTGGAACGGGGAAGCACGGCCAATAGCTTTCTGTTTGCAGCGGGTCCTGACAGGACAGGAGTCACCCAAACCGCCGTTCTGGTGCACCCACCGGGAGCGGCCTATGCATCCGTCTTCCTGCCGGTGCTTCACCAGGCCCTGCCAGACCCAGCGTTCAAGCTGGTTGTGGTTGTAGGTCATGTGAATCCCAACCGCGTGGCTCTGCTCAGGGATCTGGCCTCGGCCTATTCCGGCCTGAAACTGGTGGCCTCCAATGCAGGGGCGAAGCTGCTCAGGGAGTTGTGGAACCTGCGCCGCCCGCCGGCCCCCGGGGATGACACCCCCCAGCCGCCGCTGCCGGATCTACCGGAGATCCAGGTGATCCGTCAGGAGCAGACGCTCTCCGTGAGCCACGATTATCAACTGCATGTGCTTCCAGCCCCGACCCCTCGCTGGCCCGGTGGACTGCTGGCCTTTGAGGAGACCCTCGGATTGCTGATGAGCGACAAGCTCTTCAGTGCCCACATCTGTACATCGGAATGGGCCGAGTTGAACCGCAGCGAGACCGAAGAGGAACGCCGCCATTTCTACGACTGCCTCATGGCACCGATGGCCAGCCAGGTGGATGCCCTGGTGGAGCGCCTTGAGGAACTGGACATCCGCACCGTGGCCCCCGGCCATGGACCGGTGATCGACACCAGCTGGCGCAGCCTGTTCAACGACTACCGGCGCTGGGGTGAAAGCCAGCAGCAGGCCTCGCTCTCGGTGGCTCTTCTCTTTGCCAGTGCCTACGGCAACACCGCGGCCATCGCCGATGCCCTCGCCCAGGGCGTCAGCCGAACAGGGGTACGCGTCACAAGCCTGAACTGCGAATTCACCCCAGCGGATGAACTGGTGCGCACGATTCAGACAGCCGATGGCTTGTTGATCGGCTCGCCCACGCTGGGCGGTCATGCCCCCACGCCGATCGTCTCGGCCCTCGGCACCCTTCTGGCTGAAGGAGACCGCAGCAAGCCCGTTGGTGTATTCGGCAGCTTCGGCTGGAGCGGCGAGGCCATCGACCTCCTGGAAACCAAACTCAGGGACGGGGGGTTCCGTTTCGCCTTCGAGCCGATCCGGATCAAATTCAGCCCTGATGCGGCCACCGTGCGCACCCTGGAGGAAACCGGAACGCGCTTCGGCCGTTCCCTGCGCCAGGAACAGCGCAAACAACAGCGGCGCGGTGGTGGTGGTCTGCGTGAGAGTCGCAGTGACCCGGCAGTGCTAGCCCTCGGACGCGTGGTGGGCTCCCTTTGCGTGCTCACGACGCGCAAGGGCTCCCTCAGTGGCGCCATGGTGGCCAGCTGGGTCAGTCAGGCCAGCTTTGCGCCTCCGGGGATCACCGTGGCGGTGGCCAAAGATCGGGCTGTGGAGGCCCTGCTTCACAAAGGCG
Coding sequences within it:
- a CDS encoding Hsp20/alpha crystallin family protein, translating into MITLRQSPFDLFERLDQQLSQAERVPAAEIHETADHYTVRLELPGVSRESIEVKATDRTLSVSAERRHPNSKNAAEEKPSEDTARLSEFRYGTWSRSFRFGQGLNRDAVQANYRDGVLEITAAKAQSHTSVTVAVDA
- a CDS encoding diflavin flavoprotein encodes the protein MATSVSPAAASAERQMITLPIAEGLTCFRGLSPKRSRFELEYALERGSTANSFLFAAGPDRTGVTQTAVLVHPPGAAYASVFLPVLHQALPDPAFKLVVVVGHVNPNRVALLRDLASAYSGLKLVASNAGAKLLRELWNLRRPPAPGDDTPQPPLPDLPEIQVIRQEQTLSVSHDYQLHVLPAPTPRWPGGLLAFEETLGLLMSDKLFSAHICTSEWAELNRSETEEERRHFYDCLMAPMASQVDALVERLEELDIRTVAPGHGPVIDTSWRSLFNDYRRWGESQQQASLSVALLFASAYGNTAAIADALAQGVSRTGVRVTSLNCEFTPADELVRTIQTADGLLIGSPTLGGHAPTPIVSALGTLLAEGDRSKPVGVFGSFGWSGEAIDLLETKLRDGGFRFAFEPIRIKFSPDAATVRTLEETGTRFGRSLRQEQRKQQRRGGGGLRESRSDPAVLALGRVVGSLCVLTTRKGSLSGAMVASWVSQASFAPPGITVAVAKDRAVEALLHKGDRFALNVLAEGRESGPMKQFLQPFEPGADRFEGLDLQSSPSEQPLLPEALAWMEGEVKQRMECGDHWLVYAEVLHGGLFDNDANTAVHHRRSGANY
- a CDS encoding NRAMP family divalent metal transporter, with translation MTSSAAAAISGLRRSIGPGILLAGACIGGSHLMSSTTAGARFGFALLGLILLTNLIKYPFLRVGSRFTAATGLSLLEGFQQRNRTYLPVYLLVSLFTGTFTIAAVSFVAGLLLTNVPVLAQFDPFALAIAVLAGCGLILLMGHYKVLDRLSKLLVALLTLLTGVAALSLLVRGPAGDVASSWLAADPSPWQMADLGFLIPLMGWMPGPVEMCVWPSLWMFSRARDSQHTASLQEAETDFNLGYGITVLTAVFFVILGAYTMYGSGDGLLQGSGVAFAQNLIRLYTEAMGSWAAWIIVPAAFAAMFSTTLTCLDAYPRSISAIQGILQGVDRGDSAPGPQRRRLGLWIGLHLLAALAALLWAYSGGIGVKDFVFGAMTGSFLAAPVFAWMAMDTMNSELVAPDHRDGPLMRGLSWFGLVFLIGFSLLFLIWSLTR
- a CDS encoding MEKHLA domain-containing protein, whose product is MTESAPWQTLEIQGLVTILLLSHRRAFDSPLLASDRPGTSRRLNAQELFNSSMAVLAHDNTGDPALTYANSTALKLWQRTWTQMIGMPSRLTAAQSERRERAASLKQALAHDAIKNYSGLRVDRHGHPFMIRNARIWTLWDEEGRRCGQAAAFSSWWWL
- a CDS encoding diflavin flavoprotein translates to MAASTQAVAGRLSLQCQTIASDSTAIRSLDWDRSRFDIEFGLRNGTTYNAFLVQGERTALIDTSHAKFRDTWLPLLQEQIDPQAIDHLIVSHTEPDHSGLIGDLLDLNPDIEIVGSKVALQFLKDQVHRPFRSLAVKSGDTLDLGTNPESGVEHRFEFLSAPNLHWPDTIFSFDHGSGILYTCDAFGLHYCSEDLFDSDPGAIAPDFRFYYECLMGPNARSVLQAMKRMDSLPAINTIAVGHGPLLRQHLSHWLNDYREWSSQRSKGDSYAAVCYVSQYGFSDRLSQAIAHGIGKADAQVQLVDLRATDAQELTALVGEAKAVVVPTWPAEPDAELQSSIGTLLAALHSKQLVGVYDAFGGNDEPIDAVADQLRAQGQKTAFAPLRIRQLPSGGDYQRCEEAGTDLGQLLTREKTIAAMKSLDGDLDKALGRLSGGLYVVTASQGEGESLRRSAMVASWVSQASFSPPGITVAVAKDRAIEALMQVGDRFVLNILREDNHQQLMRHFLKRFPPGADRFAGVNLLEHEAKGGPVLGDALAFLGCRVEQRLEGPDHWIIYAEVEQGNVADADATTAVHHRKVGNHY